A genomic window from Silene latifolia isolate original U9 population chromosome Y, ASM4854445v1, whole genome shotgun sequence includes:
- the LOC141629372 gene encoding uncharacterized protein LOC141629372, with the protein MKGVKRFGVKGKLSPKYIGPYEVVKRIGVVAYKLDFPPNSGKVHDVFHVSQLRKYISDPTHVLQSEVPELEPSLSFEEKSIRILDKKDKKLRSKVVPLVKVLWKCCNVEEETWEPEASMRERLDNPEEDSYIVDDSLED; encoded by the exons atgaaaggagtaaagaggttTGGAGTTAAAGGGAAATTGAGtccgaagtacattggaccttatgaagtaGTAAAAAGGATTGGTGTCGTGGCTTACAAGTTGGATTTTCCCCCGAATTCGGGTAAGGTTCATGATGtttttcatgtttctcaacttaggaaatacattagcgacccaaCTCATGTGTTGCAAAGTGAagttcccgagcttgagcctagtctttcttttgAAGAAAAGTCAATTCGCATTTTGGACAAGAAAGATAAGAAGTTGAGAAGTAAGGTTGTACCCTTAGTAAAGGTTCTATGGAAGTGTTGCAATGTAGAAGAAGAGACGTGGGAGCCGGAAGCTTCTATGC GGGAACGTCTAGACAACCCGGAAGAGGATTCTTACATTGTTGACGACTcattagaagattga